A genomic stretch from Microcoleus sp. bin38.metabat.b11b12b14.051 includes:
- a CDS encoding NAD(P)/FAD-dependent oxidoreductase codes for MVTIAPTDTEIIIIGSGIGGLSCGAMLASYGFDVIVCESHSIAGGAAHGFQRDGFTFDSGPSLYSGLSYSPSANPLRQVLDAIGEKLPCITYDTWGCCLPEGDFDTSVGASQFGEVIAKLRGSAAAAEWQQLQRVMEPYAKAATALPSLALRFDLGAAITLGQFAPAFLQSAGDAIALAGPFSKIMDKNVQDPFVKNWLNLLCFLLSGLPADGTIAAEVAFMFADWYRPNAVLDYPIGGSAALVDALVRGLERHGGRLLLNSHVAEVLVENNRAAGVRLRSGKVIRSHKAVVSNASVWDTLKLLPENSVPKRFRQQRQATPECDSFMHLHLGIDATGVRSDLACHYIFVKDWELGVSAPQNVVLVSIPSLLDPDLAPAGKHVIHAYTPGNEPYDLWQKHARRSYPVGNRTSAEYKQQKQARAEVMWLALERIMPDIRSRCEVTLVGTPLTHERYLRRNRGSYGPGIRAGSGLFPGPGTPLAGLFCCGDSTFPGIGLPAVAASGAIAANTIAPLHKHLEMLRNIGLK; via the coding sequence ATGGTTACGATCGCCCCCACGGACACGGAAATTATCATTATCGGCAGCGGTATCGGCGGGTTGAGTTGCGGCGCAATGCTGGCTAGCTATGGATTTGACGTGATTGTCTGCGAGAGTCATTCGATCGCGGGCGGCGCCGCCCACGGCTTCCAACGGGACGGATTTACCTTCGACTCCGGGCCGTCTTTGTACTCGGGATTGTCCTACAGCCCCTCTGCAAATCCGCTGCGACAAGTTCTCGATGCGATCGGCGAAAAACTCCCCTGTATCACTTACGATACTTGGGGTTGCTGTTTGCCAGAAGGCGATTTTGACACGTCTGTAGGCGCGAGTCAATTTGGTGAGGTGATCGCAAAACTGCGCGGTAGTGCAGCAGCAGCGGAATGGCAACAACTTCAACGGGTGATGGAACCCTACGCCAAAGCTGCGACAGCCTTACCCTCACTGGCTTTGCGCTTCGATTTGGGCGCTGCGATCACTCTCGGTCAATTTGCGCCGGCTTTTTTGCAAAGTGCTGGCGATGCGATCGCCCTGGCAGGCCCTTTTAGCAAAATTATGGACAAAAATGTGCAAGATCCGTTTGTTAAAAATTGGCTAAACCTGTTGTGTTTCCTGCTGTCTGGACTTCCCGCCGACGGCACGATCGCAGCAGAGGTAGCTTTTATGTTTGCGGACTGGTATCGCCCCAATGCCGTTTTGGACTATCCGATCGGCGGGAGTGCAGCCCTCGTCGATGCTTTGGTACGCGGTTTAGAGCGCCACGGAGGGCGGTTGCTGCTAAATTCCCACGTTGCAGAGGTTTTGGTGGAAAACAACCGGGCGGCGGGCGTGCGGCTGCGATCGGGCAAAGTTATTCGATCGCACAAAGCTGTCGTTTCTAACGCGTCGGTTTGGGATACGCTGAAACTATTACCGGAAAACTCTGTCCCTAAACGGTTTCGACAACAGCGACAGGCGACTCCCGAATGCGACAGTTTCATGCACTTACATCTGGGAATTGATGCTACCGGAGTGCGATCGGACTTGGCGTGTCACTATATCTTCGTCAAAGACTGGGAACTGGGAGTTTCCGCGCCCCAGAACGTTGTTCTCGTCTCGATTCCCTCCCTTCTCGACCCCGACCTCGCGCCTGCGGGGAAACACGTTATTCACGCCTACACGCCCGGTAACGAGCCTTACGATTTGTGGCAAAAGCACGCGCGGCGCAGCTATCCCGTAGGGAATCGCACTAGCGCCGAATACAAACAGCAAAAGCAAGCGCGCGCCGAGGTGATGTGGTTGGCGTTAGAGAGAATTATGCCCGATATTCGATCGCGCTGCGAAGTCACTTTAGTCGGGACACCCCTCACCCACGAACGGTATTTGCGGAGAAATCGGGGCTCCTACGGGCCGGGAATTCGCGCGGGTAGCGGCTTGTTTCCTGGGCCGGGAACGCCTCTAGCTGGGCTGTTTTGCTGCGGAGATTCCACGTTTCCGGGGATTGGTTTGCCGGCGGTTGCTGCTAGCGGGGCGATCGCAGCTAATACGATCGCACCCCTGCACAAGCATTTGGAAATGCTGCGGAATATTGGTCTAAAATAG
- a CDS encoding CPBP family glutamic-type intramembrane protease has product MSYQRKLYFRRWLGLLVVCAIALILFYPKAPPSDRPSNYSLSSRASFNQPSYYPLAQTAASNLYLPTGDWTGRLILPTPKQMQELPGEDWVWLEVYHAPANTQNLIGKKVRLAWSQKSSLRNLTVNVEFTNSTQKSTSQGNVHPDHLNHRLRVGPLQSLAGARPNDDVTVSLNSVTLYPASDRVSVIRTDSEPVQIVGRFYSLVAFVGAATAKSRAVPKVCPGSAPCENEYRIVRHYNFVSKQFDGVEETVRFPQQPPERSGIFPSTPQQIENSPVGTSGWYIYGAKDAAGIFTVEAIKPRSLFQLAPQQVIVGNNPALSYIKVQNWQNTQSRKGTAQTVLVDNSAERSPNLMSEWKQGDRALAIHLFGGIGGTQGESVVGGTVTGHFAYGIAEIVRDPFTQELQFDIKYEQVYAHNPEAIVAGGTTWANYMGNLQRGWLGTRPVSDVIVKLDAISRDYNLGGITLSPLDELLGNLQIMAARYRTGDGTGNATVTPATSCVQDSNQALYLTIESIAQKVNVNPAIQNWIKAHPNHPETRRFQQLAALRDALKQQLIPLGIVRSDWKKNAKVLSGTGDEPQFVTRDSLLAALMSWRTILPRGAQDELSRVFLKAGAQLWFLRTNQVGGHNPDILPVAPTVLFGQFPALSSLIFRSFAGFTTFPDVRGLSIALWALLIYGAVAIPLGVAVGFLQVSAPKGNFGNLLFLTIKALILPVLFEEWLFRVVLLPHPTEGVTATAWMLWIGLSLCSYIIYHPVRAITLFPEGYPTFCQPIFLLLTGLLGVACTVVYGLTGSAWAAIFVHWIVAAIWLFGLGGQRQLFSKYKIRL; this is encoded by the coding sequence ATGAGTTATCAACGTAAGCTTTATTTTCGCCGCTGGCTGGGATTGTTGGTTGTATGTGCGATCGCCCTAATCCTATTTTATCCGAAAGCTCCACCGAGCGATCGACCTTCTAACTATTCTCTCAGTTCTCGGGCATCTTTCAATCAACCGAGTTACTATCCTTTAGCCCAAACCGCTGCATCTAACTTGTATTTACCGACTGGCGATTGGACTGGGAGACTTATTTTACCCACTCCCAAACAAATGCAGGAGTTGCCTGGGGAAGATTGGGTCTGGCTTGAAGTCTACCACGCTCCGGCAAATACTCAAAATTTAATCGGTAAAAAAGTGCGTTTGGCCTGGAGTCAAAAGTCGAGTTTACGAAATTTAACCGTAAATGTCGAGTTTACCAACAGCACACAAAAGAGCACAAGTCAAGGTAACGTTCATCCCGATCACCTTAACCACCGTTTGCGAGTTGGCCCGCTGCAATCTCTCGCTGGTGCGCGACCTAACGACGATGTTACTGTTAGTTTAAATTCGGTGACGCTGTACCCAGCTAGCGATCGAGTTTCGGTGATTCGTACCGACAGCGAACCGGTGCAAATTGTCGGTCGCTTTTACAGTTTAGTCGCTTTTGTCGGTGCGGCAACTGCCAAAAGTCGAGCCGTACCAAAAGTTTGTCCGGGAAGTGCACCTTGTGAAAACGAATACCGAATTGTTCGTCATTATAACTTTGTTTCAAAACAATTTGACGGAGTAGAGGAAACTGTGCGATTTCCCCAACAGCCGCCCGAGCGCAGCGGCATTTTTCCCTCGACTCCCCAGCAAATAGAAAACTCTCCTGTCGGGACAAGTGGTTGGTATATTTACGGTGCGAAAGATGCTGCGGGAATTTTTACGGTTGAGGCGATTAAACCTCGATCGCTCTTTCAACTAGCGCCACAACAAGTTATTGTGGGAAATAATCCCGCACTCAGTTATATTAAGGTTCAAAACTGGCAAAACACTCAAAGCCGCAAAGGTACAGCCCAAACTGTACTTGTGGATAATTCAGCCGAGCGATCGCCCAATTTGATGTCAGAATGGAAACAGGGCGATCGGGCTTTAGCAATTCACCTGTTCGGCGGTATCGGTGGCACACAAGGCGAATCAGTTGTCGGGGGTACTGTTACCGGACATTTCGCCTACGGAATCGCTGAAATTGTCCGCGATCCTTTCACTCAAGAATTGCAATTTGACATCAAATACGAACAAGTTTATGCCCATAATCCAGAGGCCATTGTTGCGGGTGGTACAACTTGGGCAAATTATATGGGAAACTTGCAGAGAGGTTGGCTGGGGACTCGTCCGGTATCCGATGTTATTGTCAAATTAGATGCAATTTCTCGCGACTACAATTTGGGCGGAATTACACTTTCTCCCCTCGACGAATTGTTAGGGAATTTGCAAATAATGGCAGCCCGCTACCGGACTGGAGACGGGACAGGAAATGCGACAGTTACTCCGGCTACTTCCTGCGTGCAAGATTCCAATCAAGCTCTGTATTTAACGATAGAATCGATCGCCCAAAAAGTCAATGTCAATCCAGCAATCCAAAACTGGATTAAAGCCCATCCCAATCACCCGGAAACTCGCCGCTTTCAGCAACTAGCAGCTTTGAGAGATGCCCTGAAACAACAGTTGATTCCCTTGGGAATTGTGCGATCGGATTGGAAAAAGAATGCTAAAGTTTTATCGGGAACTGGCGACGAACCGCAGTTTGTCACGCGCGATAGTTTGTTAGCGGCTTTGATGAGTTGGCGGACGATCTTGCCGCGCGGTGCCCAGGATGAATTGAGCCGCGTTTTCCTCAAAGCTGGCGCTCAACTTTGGTTTCTTCGCACTAATCAAGTCGGTGGCCATAACCCGGATATTTTACCTGTGGCGCCGACTGTTTTGTTCGGGCAATTTCCCGCCTTATCTAGTTTAATATTTCGCTCTTTTGCCGGGTTTACAACCTTCCCGGATGTGAGGGGATTGTCGATCGCACTTTGGGCTTTGTTAATCTACGGGGCCGTCGCCATTCCCCTCGGTGTTGCTGTGGGTTTTTTGCAAGTAAGCGCACCTAAGGGCAATTTCGGGAACCTGCTGTTTCTCACAATAAAAGCGCTAATTCTCCCCGTATTATTCGAGGAGTGGCTGTTTCGAGTTGTGCTGCTTCCCCATCCCACAGAAGGAGTAACCGCTACTGCTTGGATGCTGTGGATTGGATTGAGTTTGTGCTCCTACATAATTTACCATCCTGTGAGGGCAATCACCTTGTTCCCCGAAGGATATCCCACATTTTGTCAGCCGATTTTTCTACTTTTGACCGGACTTTTGGGGGTAGCGTGCACTGTTGTTTATGGCTTGACCGGTTCTGCTTGGGCTGCGATTTTTGTCCACTGGATAGTCGCGGCGATTTGGCTGTTTGGACTTGGCGGCCAGCGACAGCTTTTTAGCAAATATAAAATTCGTTTGTAG
- a CDS encoding NFACT RNA binding domain-containing protein yields MQPVDFTTLTATCSELRDQWLPARLEQVYQRDRFTVSLALRTMNQRGWIDISSHPAAARICVGDSPPRIPDTFTFSEQLRHQLSGLALVSIAPVSPWERVIDLQFAKRPGEPALWHLYAEIMGKYSNVILTAQDNLVVTCAHQVSAKQSSVRPIQTGQPYELPPSLTDAVPSAIESLDRWKERISLVPGQIKTNLLKNYRGLSKVLVVSMIRSANLDPEQSTDSLNPHEWQQLFQRWLYWLQCLENSKFQPSFTPEGYSVIDWPKPDETQTNPENESNSSLPSSFSKEAESTNESNSPLPSSFFPLPSSFSSESNSPLPSSFFLLPSSFSSVQELLNSYYTGEINQQVFAQLRHQLTQKLNNLLAKLRLKANTFKERLQQSAGADTHKSQADLLMANLQHWEPGMKSISLPDFETEKPVIIPLNVEKNAVQNAQAIYKKHQKLKRARIAVEPLLAAVQEEIDYLEQVEAALAVLETYRNTQDLQTLAEIREELIQQKYLVVSDYRSSDKNAAIEFHRYQTPSGFELLIGRNNRQNDQLTFRTANDYDLWFHTLEIPGSHALLRLTPGNVAQETDLQFAADMTAYYSRARHSEQVPVVYTEPKYVYKPKGAKPGMVVYKQERIVWGRPQQAPA; encoded by the coding sequence GTGCAACCCGTAGACTTTACAACTTTAACCGCAACTTGCAGCGAACTGCGAGACCAATGGCTGCCAGCGCGCTTAGAACAAGTCTACCAGCGCGATCGATTTACCGTGTCCCTGGCCCTGCGTACCATGAATCAACGGGGCTGGATAGACATTTCCTCCCATCCCGCAGCCGCCCGCATCTGCGTCGGCGACTCTCCCCCTCGAATTCCCGACACATTCACCTTCAGCGAACAACTGCGCCACCAACTCAGCGGTTTAGCCTTAGTTTCCATCGCCCCCGTCTCCCCTTGGGAAAGAGTCATCGACTTGCAATTCGCCAAACGTCCGGGCGAACCCGCCCTCTGGCATCTCTACGCCGAAATCATGGGTAAATACAGCAACGTCATCCTCACCGCCCAAGACAATCTCGTTGTCACCTGCGCCCACCAAGTCAGCGCCAAACAGTCCAGCGTCCGTCCCATCCAAACCGGGCAACCCTACGAATTGCCCCCGTCTTTGACCGATGCAGTGCCAAGTGCGATCGAATCTCTCGATCGCTGGAAAGAACGAATTAGCCTGGTTCCCGGGCAAATAAAGACCAATCTGTTGAAGAATTACCGAGGGTTGAGTAAAGTCTTAGTAGTGTCCATGATTCGATCGGCAAATCTCGACCCCGAACAATCCACCGACAGCCTAAATCCCCACGAATGGCAACAACTATTCCAACGCTGGCTATACTGGTTGCAATGTCTAGAAAACTCCAAATTTCAACCAAGTTTTACCCCCGAAGGCTACAGCGTCATCGACTGGCCAAAACCCGACGAAACACAAACAAATCCCGAAAACGAATCTAACTCCTCTCTTCCTTCTTCCTTCTCTAAAGAAGCTGAATCTACCAACGAATCTAACTCCCCTCTTCCTTCTTCCTTCTTCCCTCTTCCTTCTTCCTTCTCTTCCGAATCTAACTCCCCTCTTCCTTCTTCCTTCTTCCTTCTTCCTTCTTCCTTCTCTTCCGTCCAAGAATTACTCAACAGTTACTACACAGGCGAAATCAACCAACAAGTCTTCGCCCAACTGCGACATCAGCTTACCCAAAAACTCAACAACCTCCTCGCAAAACTGCGCCTCAAAGCCAACACATTTAAAGAACGATTGCAGCAATCAGCAGGCGCAGACACCCACAAATCCCAAGCCGACTTGCTAATGGCGAACTTGCAGCATTGGGAACCAGGAATGAAATCAATTTCCCTCCCCGACTTTGAAACCGAAAAACCAGTTATAATTCCGCTAAACGTCGAGAAAAACGCCGTACAAAACGCTCAAGCCATCTACAAAAAACACCAAAAACTTAAAAGAGCCCGGATTGCAGTAGAACCATTATTAGCCGCCGTACAAGAAGAAATCGACTATTTAGAACAAGTCGAAGCCGCCCTTGCAGTATTAGAAACCTACCGCAACACCCAAGATTTGCAAACCCTCGCCGAAATCCGCGAAGAACTGATCCAGCAAAAATATCTAGTTGTATCAGATTACCGTAGCAGTGACAAAAATGCTGCGATCGAATTTCACCGCTACCAAACCCCCAGCGGCTTTGAACTATTAATCGGGCGCAACAACCGCCAAAACGACCAACTCACCTTTCGTACAGCCAACGACTACGACTTGTGGTTTCACACCCTAGAGATTCCCGGAAGTCACGCCTTGCTGCGTCTCACACCCGGTAATGTCGCCCAAGAAACCGATTTGCAATTTGCAGCCGACATGACTGCATACTACAGTCGCGCCCGCCACAGCGAACAAGTCCCCGTCGTTTATACCGAACCCAAATATGTGTACAAGCCAAAAGGTGCGAAGCCTGGTATGGTCGTATACAAGCAAGAGCGGATTGTTTGGGGTCGGCCGCAACAAGCCCCCGCATGA
- a CDS encoding response regulator, translating to MNKSPIKILLVEDDILLSATLAKVLQANDYTIDTASDGQAGLDLATLVEYDLMVLDVQVPKLDGISLCRQLRSQNYRKPILLLTANDSDADVVAGFDAGADDYINKPCGTEVLLARIRTLLRRSKAVSPGSFAKDSSTTLTWGNLCLDMDSGRVTCDEQVISLTATEYNLLELFLRNPDRIFSRSAILDRLWGFEDAPTDRAINTHIKDIRKKLKAGNMSAEIIETVYGMGYRLKPPPQPAPPLSNNSDTDSTNKQKSRAGDPSALDKVLERFRGVFKQQIAVLSSAQTALLSGNLEVELYLAAKNEAHKLAGSMASFGYPEGSKLARSAEHLLISLSPVAGDRILRPCNDEEISRFSELVTGLEQELTKPTVTLTTSPAPTILSHRVLMVDDDTVLTERLKVECDARGFRIKIAPNVTAARSRLAMSMPDLILIDLSFPDTEEDGLTLLQELKERSPNLPVIVFTGRDSLADRLAVSRLGAKQFLHKPATTDQIFRAISRILIKTEALRAKVLIVDDDPAMLAHLSALLTPWGLDVIELTDPQGFWEMLVTTSPNLVILDLEMPQIGGLELCQVVRQDSHWGDLPILVVTARTDRDSLSQAFLAGADDFITKPVLGPELVTRVLSRLKRTDSRLNQGNT from the coding sequence ATGAACAAGTCTCCGATCAAAATTCTGCTAGTAGAAGATGATATATTGCTGAGTGCGACACTGGCAAAGGTGTTGCAAGCAAATGACTACACGATCGATACGGCGAGCGACGGACAAGCAGGCTTAGACTTAGCAACATTGGTTGAATATGACCTGATGGTACTCGACGTGCAGGTTCCAAAACTAGATGGGATTAGTCTGTGCCGCCAACTGCGATCGCAAAACTACCGCAAACCGATCCTGTTACTGACAGCAAACGATTCAGATGCCGATGTGGTAGCAGGATTCGACGCCGGGGCGGATGATTACATCAACAAGCCTTGCGGTACAGAAGTATTGCTAGCAAGAATCCGCACATTGTTGCGGCGCAGTAAAGCAGTTTCTCCTGGAAGTTTTGCTAAAGACTCATCCACTACATTGACTTGGGGAAATCTTTGTTTAGACATGGATTCAGGGCGAGTAACCTGTGACGAACAAGTTATTTCACTGACAGCAACAGAATACAACCTGCTGGAATTATTTCTGCGAAATCCCGATCGCATCTTCAGTCGCAGCGCCATTCTCGATCGCCTGTGGGGATTTGAGGATGCACCAACCGATCGCGCCATCAACACTCATATTAAGGATATCCGAAAAAAACTCAAAGCAGGCAACATGAGCGCAGAAATCATCGAAACAGTCTACGGTATGGGCTATCGACTCAAGCCGCCTCCCCAACCTGCACCTCCGCTTTCAAACAATTCTGACACCGACAGCACCAACAAACAGAAATCTCGCGCCGGAGATCCGTCGGCGCTCGACAAAGTGCTAGAGCGGTTTCGCGGAGTATTTAAGCAGCAAATTGCCGTGTTGTCTAGCGCACAAACTGCTCTGCTCAGCGGAAATCTAGAGGTGGAATTATACCTAGCGGCTAAGAATGAAGCGCATAAATTAGCCGGTTCAATGGCATCCTTTGGGTATCCCGAAGGCTCCAAGTTGGCGCGATCAGCAGAGCATTTACTCATCTCTCTTAGCCCAGTCGCAGGCGATCGCATCTTGCGCCCCTGCAATGATGAAGAAATCAGCCGCTTTTCAGAATTGGTGACAGGATTAGAGCAGGAATTAACCAAACCAACAGTTACGTTAACGACTTCACCAGCGCCTACAATTTTATCTCATCGAGTCCTAATGGTTGACGATGATACTGTTTTGACAGAGCGCTTAAAAGTAGAATGCGACGCTCGGGGATTTCGGATCAAAATCGCTCCGAATGTCACTGCCGCTCGCTCGCGTTTGGCGATGTCAATGCCAGATTTGATTTTAATAGATTTAAGCTTTCCAGACACCGAAGAAGATGGATTGACGCTGCTGCAAGAGCTCAAAGAGCGATCGCCAAACCTACCTGTAATTGTATTTACTGGAAGGGACAGTCTTGCCGATCGCCTAGCAGTATCTCGCTTAGGTGCTAAACAATTTTTACACAAACCTGCCACCACCGATCAAATTTTTCGAGCCATATCTCGTATTTTAATCAAAACAGAAGCATTACGAGCCAAAGTATTAATTGTTGACGACGATCCGGCAATGTTAGCACACTTATCGGCATTGCTAACACCTTGGGGTTTAGATGTGATAGAATTAACCGATCCCCAAGGATTTTGGGAGATGCTGGTAACAACTTCACCCAACTTAGTAATACTAGATTTGGAGATGCCACAGATCGGCGGGCTGGAGTTGTGCCAGGTGGTGCGACAGGATAGCCACTGGGGAGATTTGCCCATCTTAGTTGTCACCGCTCGCACCGACAGAGACTCTCTGAGCCAAGCCTTTCTAGCTGGAGCCGACGATTTCATTACCAAACCAGTGCTGGGGCCAGAATTAGTGACGCGGGTACTCAGCCGCCTGAAGCGCACCGATTCGCGCCTCAACCAGGGAAATACTTAA
- a CDS encoding ATP-binding protein: MNPVNYVFHEPISAYNCDREPIHIPNAIQPHGILLVFNEADWQILQISDNTESLLGYSPAQLLNQRLTDIFEPESQKTLTQCLAGDFDAVNPLSLKLLNIQKESIFFYGIVHRSPENLLILELEPSERGITYDLFQFYQLTRHTLAKIQSTSDISSLCQLIAGEIRNIIEFDRVMVYRLDVRDGSGEVIAENKRSDLTSYLGLHFPASDIPPPAKELYRLNKLRLITNVNYQPSSLIPPDCPLTNAAPDLTFSILKSVSPCHIEYLQNMKVGASMSISLLKNNQLWGLIACHHGTPKYLPYHTRTICEFIGQVMSLELSNKEEQENLDDKVRLKSLQSDFVASIYRSEDFVAALGQDRERLLGLVNATGAAIISNDLVMSFGKTPSENEINQLLDWVVPQLQDNLYYTDSLPKVYPNATQFKDLACGLIVVSITKIQRNFILWFRPEVIQTVNWGGNPNLQETLDEKGTPRMSPRKSFAKWQEIVQLKSLPWQPRELEGIVELRAAIVGIILKKADELASINEQLQRSNTELDAFAYIASHDLKEPLRGIHNYASFLLADYQNKLDEDGVNKLNTLMQLTKRMENLINGLLHFSRLSRADLIRTNIDLNQLVNNVVDILKISQSDSQLEVEIIQPLPIVKGDRVLIEEIFTNLMSNAIKYNDRPEKRIEIGCIMGKPDWSSIEHPCFYQNLQVFYVKDNGIGIKEKHLDSIFRIFKRLHAPNKYGGGTGAGLTIVKKIVERHGGEIVVESKSKEGTTFYFTLSPPNET, translated from the coding sequence ATGAACCCTGTCAATTACGTTTTTCATGAGCCGATTTCTGCCTACAATTGCGATCGCGAACCGATCCATATTCCTAATGCTATTCAACCTCACGGCATTTTGTTGGTTTTTAATGAAGCAGATTGGCAGATTTTACAAATAAGTGACAATACAGAATCGCTGCTCGGCTATTCACCCGCTCAGTTATTAAATCAACGTCTCACCGATATCTTTGAGCCAGAATCTCAAAAAACCCTAACTCAGTGTTTAGCAGGAGATTTCGATGCTGTAAATCCTTTGAGTTTGAAATTATTAAATATTCAAAAAGAGAGCATATTTTTTTATGGCATTGTCCACCGCTCACCCGAAAACTTATTAATTCTGGAACTTGAACCTTCAGAGCGAGGTATTACCTATGATTTATTTCAGTTTTATCAATTAACTCGTCATACCCTCGCCAAAATCCAAAGTACATCAGATATCAGTAGCTTGTGTCAATTGATTGCAGGAGAAATTAGAAATATTATCGAATTCGATCGGGTGATGGTTTACAGGCTCGATGTTCGAGATGGATCGGGAGAAGTTATTGCCGAAAACAAGCGCTCTGATTTAACCTCCTATTTAGGTTTACATTTTCCCGCTAGCGATATTCCCCCACCAGCCAAAGAACTTTACCGTTTGAATAAATTACGCTTAATTACTAACGTTAATTATCAACCTTCCTCATTAATTCCACCTGATTGTCCCCTAACCAATGCTGCACCAGATTTAACTTTTTCTATTTTAAAAAGTGTCTCCCCCTGTCATATTGAATACTTACAAAATATGAAAGTTGGTGCATCGATGTCAATCTCATTATTAAAAAACAATCAATTATGGGGTTTAATTGCTTGTCATCACGGCACACCTAAATATCTTCCTTATCACACTCGAACCATTTGCGAATTTATTGGGCAAGTCATGTCCTTGGAATTAAGCAATAAGGAAGAACAGGAAAATTTGGATGACAAAGTTCGCTTAAAAAGCCTGCAATCGGATTTTGTAGCAAGTATTTACCGATCGGAAGATTTTGTGGCCGCATTAGGTCAAGATCGAGAGCGTTTATTGGGCTTAGTTAATGCCACAGGGGCAGCAATCATTTCTAATGATTTAGTCATGTCATTTGGGAAAACACCCTCAGAAAATGAGATTAATCAATTACTTGATTGGGTGGTTCCACAACTGCAAGATAATCTCTATTATACAGATAGTTTACCTAAAGTTTATCCAAACGCCACCCAGTTTAAAGACTTAGCTTGTGGCTTAATTGTTGTCTCTATTACTAAGATCCAGCGCAATTTCATCTTGTGGTTTCGTCCCGAAGTCATTCAAACTGTAAATTGGGGAGGCAATCCCAATTTACAGGAAACTCTTGATGAAAAAGGCACTCCGAGAATGTCTCCGCGCAAATCTTTTGCAAAGTGGCAAGAAATTGTCCAACTTAAAAGTTTACCATGGCAACCTCGTGAACTTGAAGGAATAGTGGAATTGCGCGCAGCTATTGTGGGAATTATCCTCAAAAAAGCCGATGAATTAGCCTCTATCAACGAACAGTTACAACGCAGTAATACTGAATTGGATGCTTTTGCTTACATTGCTTCCCACGATCTGAAAGAACCGTTAAGAGGAATTCATAATTATGCGAGTTTCTTATTGGCAGATTATCAGAATAAATTAGATGAAGATGGGGTAAACAAATTAAATACATTAATGCAGTTAACGAAACGGATGGAAAATTTAATTAATGGTTTACTGCATTTTTCTCGTTTATCCCGTGCAGATTTAATCCGAACTAATATCGACTTGAATCAATTAGTTAATAATGTTGTTGATATCCTTAAAATAAGTCAATCTGACTCTCAATTGGAGGTGGAAATTATTCAGCCTCTCCCGATAGTCAAAGGTGATCGCGTGTTGATAGAAGAAATTTTTACTAACTTAATGAGTAATGCGATCAAGTATAACGATCGACCAGAAAAACGTATAGAAATTGGTTGTATCATGGGTAAACCCGATTGGTCATCGATCGAGCATCCTTGCTTTTACCAAAACCTCCAGGTTTTTTATGTCAAAGATAATGGAATTGGCATTAAAGAAAAGCATTTAGATAGCATTTTTAGGATTTTTAAACGCTTGCACGCCCCAAATAAATACGGAGGCGGTACCGGAGCAGGATTAACGATAGTAAAAAAAATTGTCGAACGACATGGAGGAGAAATTGTGGTAGAATCAAAGTCTAAGGAAGGAACGACATTTTATTTTACTCTTTCCCCCCCGAATGAAACATGA
- a CDS encoding response regulator, with translation MKHEDKLIRILVIEDSDEDFEAFMRVVKSFAGSFYIDRCTDGDTALDFLFHEEEYADPTIAPRPNLILLDLNLPGTDGREVLVAVRNHEKLKLIPIVVFTTSSNQKDVKFCYSQGANGYILKQMGLSALTDSLHTLFRYWFEFSILPELL, from the coding sequence ATGAAACATGAGGATAAACTTATAAGGATATTAGTCATAGAAGATAGCGATGAAGATTTTGAAGCCTTCATGCGGGTTGTAAAATCTTTTGCCGGTTCATTTTATATCGATCGCTGTACTGATGGCGATACAGCTTTGGACTTTCTCTTTCACGAAGAAGAGTATGCCGATCCTACAATTGCACCGCGTCCTAATTTAATTTTGTTAGATTTAAATTTGCCTGGAACAGATGGACGAGAGGTATTAGTAGCAGTCAGAAATCATGAAAAATTAAAATTAATTCCCATTGTGGTTTTCACCACATCTTCTAATCAAAAAGATGTAAAATTTTGCTATTCACAAGGTGCGAATGGTTATATATTGAAACAAATGGGACTCTCCGCTTTAACCGATAGCCTGCACACTTTATTTCGCTATTGGTTTGAGTTTTCAATTTTGCCGGAATTATTATAA